The Labrus mixtus chromosome 16, fLabMix1.1, whole genome shotgun sequence genome window below encodes:
- the cks1b gene encoding cyclin-dependent kinases regulatory subunit 1, with product MSHKQIYYSDKYDDEKYEYRHVMLPKDIAKRVPKTHLMSETEWRNLGVQQSQGWVHYMIHQPEPHILLFRRPLTCQKS from the exons ATGTCGCACAAACAGATCTACTACTCTGATAAATACGACGATGAAAAATACGAGTACAG ACATGTAATGTTACCCAAAGATATTGCAAAGCGTGTACCCAAGACCCACTTGATGTCTGAGACCGAGTGGAGGAACCTGGGGGTCCAACAGAGCCAAGGATGGGTGCATTACATGATCCACCAGCCAG AGCCTCACATCTTGCTGTTCCGACGCCCTCTGACCTGCCAGAAGTCATAA
- the pbxip1a gene encoding pre-B-cell leukemia transcription factor-interacting protein 1 isoform X2: MSDNSHSTGSSSGSSTNSWTLLSPEEAAVENVGPVDDGTESLGDAPSLSEDVAGAAVEFKPSDTSIETVLSEEGHQVCQETSPESGEGPIPSSPSRLSPLPPNSLDPSDLDLESQPPVIHDMVTSSPGDNEPLGATPFVTTMDLGAPLDLPAAELLPEELLEESCSAPSPTEIPEVSAERVLDAAPDITLIPASPVEESPVFAAEPEVSIPTVTLTASDAPSHVEADVSAGPESMEPESHVPQSPPMPEIPITVSPAPETVGAVEEEEDEEEEEAVEEAEIDPVETLTQGRREEDEEEGEEPSSSLDLGDTSGFDDGLRRRNVPSFEALRPRTSDEEDEEEEVEFKLAERKEEKPWCSLNKCIVGALILLFLGSLFLSGDFDGSDEEQSQDWLSSDPQDMKELLDKLTQENQQIAQLEAQLQSQKEELDSALKTVAASDSKEVKAGLEKENTRLKEELSSLPELKKELESLRSRVTELNQLTADQVVSAVESSSTPQPADKDEHSEQEAAGPEKKRETSSGGRLKEELQRQKVLLEESRKRLQGMKKDGGDRKRVRDSLEEIQKKLSEQVERWGKKKPQEAKWKGNKGKTNERDHLKRDEKKEWRGEKDRKHGKDGGWREKEEKKEKEWRSEKQNSHKEAWRKHQDEWERKKWERRTDREERRKEKPWHGKHEKNSHSHQHQHQTPRQSHQHNQIHFWKDQEKKLKRNILPQMGRLSSEESAAREGLYPVELPEFEELLEGYLSKLEGSAPESKDKLRKLTAEFFEGGVFIHERVLFSDFAEDVADILEDMVDVFENGGGKDGDDDDDSLEEAMEEFEREALWKFAATA; this comes from the exons ATGTCTGACAACAGCCACAGcacaggcagcagcagcggctCCTCCACCAACAGCTGGACCCTCCTATCCCCCGAG GAAGCTGCTGTTGAGAATGTCGGGCCAGTGGATGACGGCACAGAGAGCCTGGGTGATGCCCCGAGTCTCTCTGAAGACGTGGCAG GAGCTGCTGTGGAGTTCAAACCAAGTGACACTTCAATAGAAACGGTTCTGTCTGAAGAAGGCCATCAG GTGTGTCAGGAGACCTCTCCAGAGTCAGGTGAGGGTCCCATCCCTTCCAGTCCGTCACGATTGAGTCCTCTACCTCCGAACTCTCTTGACCCCTCAGACCTGGACCTGGAGAGTCAGCCTCCAGTCATCCATGACATGGTCACCAGCTCCCCCGGTGACAACGAGCCCCTCGGAGCCACACCCTTTGTCACCACCATGGATTTGGGCGCCCCCCTCGATCTTCCTGCAGCCGAACTCTTACCAGAGGAGCTTCTTGAGGAGTCGTGCTCTGCTCCTTCCCCGACCGAGATCCCCGAGGTCTCTGCAGAACGCGTGCTCGACGCGGCCCCTGATATCACGCTGATTCCCGCGAGCCCCGTCGAGGAGAGTCCTGTTTTCGCCGCGGAACCCGAGGTCAGCATCCCCACTGTGACCCTCACAGCATCTGATGCCCCCTCTCATGTCGAAGCTGATGTCAGCGCCGGTCCAGAGAGCATGGAGCCGGAGAGCCACGTCCCACAGAGCCCCCCGATGCCAGAGATCCCCATCACTGTTAGTCCTGCACCGGAGACTGTTGGtgcagtggaggaggaggaggacgaggaggaggaggaggctgtggAAGAGGCAGAGATAGATCCTGTAGAGACGTTGACCCAGGGCAGgcgagaggaagatgaagaagaaggagaag AGCCTTCCAGTAGTTTGGATTTGGGCGACACGAGCGGCTTCGACGACggactgaggaggaggaacgTTCCCTCCTTCGAGGCACTGAGGCCGAGAACATCGGAtgaggaagacgaggaagaggaggtggagttCAAGCTGGccgagaggaaggaggagaagccGTGGTGCTCCTTGAACAAATGCATTGTGGGAGCTCTGATATTGCTCTTCCTAggctccctctttctctcag GTGACTTTGACGGGTCGGATGAAGAACAAAGCCAG GACTGGCTTAGCAGTGATCCACAGGATATGAAAGAGCTATTGGATAAGCTGACACAGGAAAACCAACAAATCGCTCAGCTAGAGGCGCAACTACAG TCCCAGAAAGAAGAACTTGACTCGGCTCTGAAGACAGTGGCAGCAAGCGACAGCAAAGAGGTTAAAGCGGGTCTGGAAAAGGAAAACACGAGGCTGAAGGAGGAGCTGTCGTCTCTGCCCGAGCTGAAGAAAGAGCTGGAGAGTCTGAGGTCCAGAGTGACAGAGCTGAACCAACTCACAG CTGATCAGGTGGTATCAGCAGTGGAATCAAGCTCAACCCCTCAACCAGCAGACAAAGATGAACACAGTGAGCAGGAGGCAGCTGgtccagagaagaagagggaaacGAGTTCTGGAGGAAGGCTGAAGGAAGAACTGCAGCGTCAGAAAGTCCttctggaggagagcaggaagagACTGCAAGGGATGAAAAAAGACGGAGGCGACAGGAAACGAGTGAGGGACAGTTTGGAGGAGATCCAGAAGAAGCTGTCTGAACAGGTGGAGAGGTGGGGGAAGAAGAAGCCGCAGGAGGCCAAATGGAAAGGGAACAAGGGCAAAACAAACGAGAGGGACCACTTGAAGAGAGACGAGAAgaaggagtggagaggagagaaggacagGAAGCACGGCAaggatggaggatggagggagaaggaggagaagaaggagaaggagtgGAGGTCTGAGAAGCAAAACTCTCACAAGGAGGCGTGGAGGAAACACCAGGACGAGtgggagaggaagaagtgggAGAGGAGGACGGaccgagaggagaggaggaaggagaaaccGTGGCATGGCAAGCATGAGAAGAACTCCCACAGccatcagcatcagcatcagACGCCCCGCCAGTCCCATCAGCACAACCAGATCCACTTCTGGAAGGACCAGGAGAAGAAGCTGAAACGCAACATCCTCCCCCAGATGGGCCGCCTCTCCTCCGAGGAGTCTGCTGCCAGGGAGGGGCTCTACCCGGTGGAGCTGCCCGAGTTCGAGGAGCTGCTGGAGGGCTACCTGAGCAAGCTCGAGGGGTCCGCTCCCGAGAGCAAGGACAAGCTCAGGAAGCTGACCGCCGAGTTCTTCGAGGGCGGCGTTTTCATCCACGAGAGGGTCCTTTTCAGTGACTTCGCCGAGGACGTGGCCGACATCCTGGAGGACATGGTGGACGTTTTTGAGAACGGCGGGGGGAAGGACggcgacgacgacgacgactcCCTGGAGGAGGCGATGGAGGAGTTTGAGCGGGAAGCGCTGTGGAAGTTTGCAGCCACAgcttaa
- the pbxip1a gene encoding pre-B-cell leukemia transcription factor-interacting protein 1 isoform X1: MSDNSHSTGSSSGSSTNSWTLLSPEEAAVENVGPVDDGTESLGDAPSLSEDVAGAAVEFKPSDTSIETVLSEEGHQVCQETSPESGEGPIPSSPSRLSPLPPNSLDPSDLDLESQPPVIHDMVTSSPGDNEPLGATPFVTTMDLGAPLDLPAAELLPEELLEESCSAPSPTEIPEVSAERVLDAAPDITLIPASPVEESPVFAAEPEVSIPTVTLTASDAPSHVEADVSAGPESMEPESHVPQSPPMPEIPITVSPAPETVGAVEEEEDEEEEEAVEEAEIDPVETLTQGRREEDEEEGEEPSSSLDLGDTSGFDDGLRRRNVPSFEALRPRTSDEEDEEEEVEFKLAERKEEKPWCSLNKCIVGALILLFLGSLFLSGFLSDLDNGDFDGSDEEQSQDWLSSDPQDMKELLDKLTQENQQIAQLEAQLQSQKEELDSALKTVAASDSKEVKAGLEKENTRLKEELSSLPELKKELESLRSRVTELNQLTADQVVSAVESSSTPQPADKDEHSEQEAAGPEKKRETSSGGRLKEELQRQKVLLEESRKRLQGMKKDGGDRKRVRDSLEEIQKKLSEQVERWGKKKPQEAKWKGNKGKTNERDHLKRDEKKEWRGEKDRKHGKDGGWREKEEKKEKEWRSEKQNSHKEAWRKHQDEWERKKWERRTDREERRKEKPWHGKHEKNSHSHQHQHQTPRQSHQHNQIHFWKDQEKKLKRNILPQMGRLSSEESAAREGLYPVELPEFEELLEGYLSKLEGSAPESKDKLRKLTAEFFEGGVFIHERVLFSDFAEDVADILEDMVDVFENGGGKDGDDDDDSLEEAMEEFEREALWKFAATA; this comes from the exons ATGTCTGACAACAGCCACAGcacaggcagcagcagcggctCCTCCACCAACAGCTGGACCCTCCTATCCCCCGAG GAAGCTGCTGTTGAGAATGTCGGGCCAGTGGATGACGGCACAGAGAGCCTGGGTGATGCCCCGAGTCTCTCTGAAGACGTGGCAG GAGCTGCTGTGGAGTTCAAACCAAGTGACACTTCAATAGAAACGGTTCTGTCTGAAGAAGGCCATCAG GTGTGTCAGGAGACCTCTCCAGAGTCAGGTGAGGGTCCCATCCCTTCCAGTCCGTCACGATTGAGTCCTCTACCTCCGAACTCTCTTGACCCCTCAGACCTGGACCTGGAGAGTCAGCCTCCAGTCATCCATGACATGGTCACCAGCTCCCCCGGTGACAACGAGCCCCTCGGAGCCACACCCTTTGTCACCACCATGGATTTGGGCGCCCCCCTCGATCTTCCTGCAGCCGAACTCTTACCAGAGGAGCTTCTTGAGGAGTCGTGCTCTGCTCCTTCCCCGACCGAGATCCCCGAGGTCTCTGCAGAACGCGTGCTCGACGCGGCCCCTGATATCACGCTGATTCCCGCGAGCCCCGTCGAGGAGAGTCCTGTTTTCGCCGCGGAACCCGAGGTCAGCATCCCCACTGTGACCCTCACAGCATCTGATGCCCCCTCTCATGTCGAAGCTGATGTCAGCGCCGGTCCAGAGAGCATGGAGCCGGAGAGCCACGTCCCACAGAGCCCCCCGATGCCAGAGATCCCCATCACTGTTAGTCCTGCACCGGAGACTGTTGGtgcagtggaggaggaggaggacgaggaggaggaggaggctgtggAAGAGGCAGAGATAGATCCTGTAGAGACGTTGACCCAGGGCAGgcgagaggaagatgaagaagaaggagaag AGCCTTCCAGTAGTTTGGATTTGGGCGACACGAGCGGCTTCGACGACggactgaggaggaggaacgTTCCCTCCTTCGAGGCACTGAGGCCGAGAACATCGGAtgaggaagacgaggaagaggaggtggagttCAAGCTGGccgagaggaaggaggagaagccGTGGTGCTCCTTGAACAAATGCATTGTGGGAGCTCTGATATTGCTCTTCCTAggctccctctttctctcag GTTTCCTCTCTGACCTGGATAATG GTGACTTTGACGGGTCGGATGAAGAACAAAGCCAG GACTGGCTTAGCAGTGATCCACAGGATATGAAAGAGCTATTGGATAAGCTGACACAGGAAAACCAACAAATCGCTCAGCTAGAGGCGCAACTACAG TCCCAGAAAGAAGAACTTGACTCGGCTCTGAAGACAGTGGCAGCAAGCGACAGCAAAGAGGTTAAAGCGGGTCTGGAAAAGGAAAACACGAGGCTGAAGGAGGAGCTGTCGTCTCTGCCCGAGCTGAAGAAAGAGCTGGAGAGTCTGAGGTCCAGAGTGACAGAGCTGAACCAACTCACAG CTGATCAGGTGGTATCAGCAGTGGAATCAAGCTCAACCCCTCAACCAGCAGACAAAGATGAACACAGTGAGCAGGAGGCAGCTGgtccagagaagaagagggaaacGAGTTCTGGAGGAAGGCTGAAGGAAGAACTGCAGCGTCAGAAAGTCCttctggaggagagcaggaagagACTGCAAGGGATGAAAAAAGACGGAGGCGACAGGAAACGAGTGAGGGACAGTTTGGAGGAGATCCAGAAGAAGCTGTCTGAACAGGTGGAGAGGTGGGGGAAGAAGAAGCCGCAGGAGGCCAAATGGAAAGGGAACAAGGGCAAAACAAACGAGAGGGACCACTTGAAGAGAGACGAGAAgaaggagtggagaggagagaaggacagGAAGCACGGCAaggatggaggatggagggagaaggaggagaagaaggagaaggagtgGAGGTCTGAGAAGCAAAACTCTCACAAGGAGGCGTGGAGGAAACACCAGGACGAGtgggagaggaagaagtgggAGAGGAGGACGGaccgagaggagaggaggaaggagaaaccGTGGCATGGCAAGCATGAGAAGAACTCCCACAGccatcagcatcagcatcagACGCCCCGCCAGTCCCATCAGCACAACCAGATCCACTTCTGGAAGGACCAGGAGAAGAAGCTGAAACGCAACATCCTCCCCCAGATGGGCCGCCTCTCCTCCGAGGAGTCTGCTGCCAGGGAGGGGCTCTACCCGGTGGAGCTGCCCGAGTTCGAGGAGCTGCTGGAGGGCTACCTGAGCAAGCTCGAGGGGTCCGCTCCCGAGAGCAAGGACAAGCTCAGGAAGCTGACCGCCGAGTTCTTCGAGGGCGGCGTTTTCATCCACGAGAGGGTCCTTTTCAGTGACTTCGCCGAGGACGTGGCCGACATCCTGGAGGACATGGTGGACGTTTTTGAGAACGGCGGGGGGAAGGACggcgacgacgacgacgactcCCTGGAGGAGGCGATGGAGGAGTTTGAGCGGGAAGCGCTGTGGAAGTTTGCAGCCACAgcttaa